The Arcobacter porcinus sequence AAAAAGTAAAATTTGTAAAAGGTGATATAAGAGATAAAAAAGCTTTAAAAAAAGTATTTAAAAAATATAAGATAGATTCTGTTATTCATTTTGCAGGACTAAAAGCTGTTGGAGAAAGTGTTGCAAATCCTTTATCTTATTATGATAATAATGTGATAGGAACTATTAGACTTTTAGAAGTTATGCAAGAGTTTGATTGTAAGAAAATAGTTTTTTCTTCTAGTGCTACTGTTTATGGTAATCCAGAATCTTGCCCAATAGATGAGAGTTTCCCAGTTGGTGGAACTACAAACCCATATGGAACTAGTAAATATATGATTGAAAGAATTTTAGAAGATTTATATATAAGTGATAATAGTTTTAAAGCTGTGATATTAAGATATTTTAATCCTGTTGGTGCACATGAAAGTGGACTGATTGGAGAAGATCCAAATGGAATACCAAATAATCTTATGCCATATATAAGTCAAGTAGCAGTTGGAAAACTTGAAAGTTTAAGTGTATTTGGAAGTGATTATCCCACAGTTGATGGAACAGGAGTAAGAGATTATATTCATGTTGTAGATTTAGCTTCAGCTCATGTAAAAGCTATTAAGTATTTAAATAGTAATAAATATCTATTTGAGAATTCAAAAATAAATATAGGAACAGGTATTGGATATAGTGTTCTTGATATGGTAAAAGCTTTTGAAAAAGCAAGTACAAAAAAAGTATCATATAAAATAGTAGAAAGAAGAGCAGGGGATATTGCAAGTTGTTATGCAAATGCACAAAAAGCAAAAGAGATTTTAGACTGGGAAGCAAAATTTAATCTTGAAGATATGTGTAGTTCTAGCTGGAAATGGCAAAGTAAAAATCAAAATGGGTATAAAAAACAATAGTTAGTTAAGTTTTATAAAATAAAAAAAAATGTAGAATAATCACTTGAAAATTTGATTAAATTTAAAAAAAGGAGTAAAACCTATGAGTAACAAAATAAAAGTTGCAATTTTAGGATATGGAAATTTAGGAAAAGGTGTAGAGCTTTCTATACTAAAAAATCCTGATATGAGTTTAGAAGCAGTATTCTCAAGAAGAGATCCAAAAAGTGTAAAAACAATAAATACTCCTGTATATAGTGTAGAAAATATATTAGATTATAAAGATAAAATCGATGTTTTAATCCTTTGTGGTGGTTCAAAAGATGATTTACCTGTACAAACTCCAGAGTTTGCACAATATTTCAATACAGTTGATAGCTATGATAACCACGCACAAATACCTGAATATTTTGCAAGTGTAGATGCAGTTGCACAAAAAAGTAAAAAAATAGCTATGATTTCTGTTGGTTGGGATCCAGGAATGTTCTCAATAAATAGACTTTTTGGAGAAGCACTTCTTCCAGATGGTGAAACTTACACATTTTGGGGAAAAGGTTTAAGCCAAGGTCATTCAGATGCTATTAGAAGAGTTGAAGGTGTAAAAGCTGGAGTTCAATATACTCTTCCATCAAACTCTGCAATAGAGAAAGTAAGAAGTGGAGTAAGACCAAATTTAAGCACAAAAGATAAACACACAAGAGAGTGTTTTATTGTTTTAAAAGATGGTGCTGATGCTTCAAAAATTGAAAATGAGATTAAAACTATGCCAAACTATTTTGAGCCTTATGATACAACTGTAAACTTTATAAGCCAAGAAGAGTTTGATAAAAACCACAATACTATGCCTCATGGTGGATTTGTAATAAGAAGTGGAAATAGTAGCAATGGTATTAATCAAGTAATTGAGTACTCTTTAAAACTTGATAGCAATCCAGAATTTACTGCAAGTGTAATTGTAGCTTATACAAGAGCTATTTATAAAATGGCTTTAAAAGGTGAATTTGGAGCTAAATCAGTTTTAGATGTTGCACCAGCACTTCTATCTATGAAATCAAATGAAACACTAAGAAAAGAGCTTTTATAAGACTTTTTAGATGAGGCTTTTTGCTTCATCTTTTTTATTTATTAAATATTTTTTAAATGATTTGCTAGTTCTATCTCTTGTTTTAACTCTTCTAAAATAAATTCTCTCTCTTTTATTTTTACATCAAGAGCTGATATATCTGAATTTTTTTCCATTATTTTGTTTTGTAGTTTATCTATTTCATCCTCTTTTGTTAAAATCAGAGTGATTAAATCTTCAAATTCTCTATTTTTTAAAGAGATTTTATCTGATAATGAGTTGAATTTTGTTTTTTTAAGAGTAACTTTTTGAAGTAGTTCATCTAAAAGATACTCTTTTTCTGCAATAGAGTTATTGATTCTAAATAACTCTTGATTTCTAGCTTCTATTTTAAACTCCAAAGATTTTAACTCTTGCTCTTTTACTCCTGTAATATCAATATTACTATCAAGAATTTTATATATTTTTTGTAGAGCATACTCTAATTTTAAAATATCAGCAACAAGTTTTAATCTCTCTACCATATCTTTTTTTTGCATTCGTGCATTTCTTCCAAGTTTGAAATCAAACATAGAAAAAACAGCATGAGCATGTGGAGTTGAAACTTTTGTAAATGATGAGATATCTACTTTTAAAGAGAAGTTTTCAGCTTTTGTCTCTTTTTTTTCATCTGCACTTATATACCAATCTTCATCTTTTTTTATAATATTTTTATATGGTTTATAGTTTATCCCATCTTTTACAAAATATCCTTCATCTTTATGTATAGTAAGGTTTATTAGTTCATGTCCACCAAATCTCTGTTTTAAATCAAAAAATAGATCAACTAAATCATTTTGTGTATGAGTATCATCAATTGTAATAATAGCTTCTTGAAAGATATTTTCTATTGCACTTTTTTGCATTCTTTGTTTGATTGTTTGTTGGTATTTATCTTTTGCTGATTCTAAGAATTTGTCATAATCATAGTAAGTTTTGAAATAGTTAAAACTACTATTATCAAAAATAGCACTATTGTGACCGTTTAATCTTTGTGTATGAATATCAGTTTGTTCATTTCTTCTTTCAACTGAAAAAGATGCTTTTCTCATGATTTTTATCCCCTTTGAAGTGCTATTAGTACCTTTAAAGGGGTAATTTTATATATTTTTTCTTAAGAAAAGTTTAAACTTATTATATAGTTTTAGAGAATCTTCTTTTCTCTTCAGGAATATTGTTTAAATAAGCATCAAAAGGCATACAGATATTTCTTATAAGCATTGTTCCTGTTTGATAAACTTCAATTTTATCTTCAAATATTTTTAGAAGTTCTGCATCTTCAAACTCTTTTAAAGCATTTAAAGCATCAGCAAAATAATCTTTGAAAACAATTTTAAATTCACTTTCTACTTTTATGATATTTAAAGAGAAATTACTCATAAGCTCCATAATTACATATTGTCTTAAAATATCATCATCTGATAGCTTATAACCTTTAAATACAGGAAGTTCGCCTTTATCTATTGCATTTTCCCACTCTTCAAGATTTTTGAAGTTTTGAGCATAATAATCAACTCCATTTCCAATAGAAGTAACACCAATTCCTATTAAATCAGCACCACCTTTTGTAGTATATCCTTGGAAATTTCTATGAAGTTCACCTTTTTCAATAGCCTTGAAAAGTTCATCTTCTGGTTTTGCAAAGTGATCCATTCCTACCATTTTATAGCCATTGCTAGTGAAAAAATCTATTGTAGATTTAAGCATCTCTAGTTTTTCATGAGGAGTTGGGAAAGTTGATTCATCAAACTTTCTCATAGTTTTCATAAGCCAAGGAACATGAGCATAGTTAAACACTGCAAATCTATCTGGACTTAAAGTAAGCATTTTTTCTAAAGTATCTTGAAAACTCTCTTTTGTTTGATGTGGTAAACCATAGATTAAATCTGTATTTATAGAGTTTATTCCAGCTTCTCTAGCTATTTTTATAACATTTTTTGTAAGTTCAAATGGTTGAATTCTATGAATTGTTTTTTGTACAGTTTCATCTAAGTCTTGAACTCCAAAACTCACACGATTGCATCCACCATCTTTTAAAACATCCATATGCTCTTTTGTAAAATATCTTGGATCAATCTCACAAGATATTTCAGCATCACTACTAAAATTTGGGAAAACTTCTTTTATTTTAGATATTAAATCTTTTAGTTGAGCAGGAGAGAAAAATGTAGGAGTTCCTCCACCAAAGTGCATTTGGCTTACAACTCTTGATGTATCAAGATGATTTTTTAAAATATCAAGTTCTCTTTTTATATAGTCAATATATCTTGTTTTTTTATCCTCTTTTGATGTAAAAATTGTATTACATCCACAAAAATAACAGGCACTTCTACAAAAAGGAAGATGAAAATATAAAGATAGATTTCTTTTGCTATCTTGATTTTTGAAGTAATTTTTTAAATCTTCTTTTGTAAAACTTTCACTAAACTCAGGAGCAGTTGGATATGAAGTATATCTTGGTCCTGGTTTAGAATATTTTACAAATTTGGCAAAATCTATCATTATTTATCTCTTCTTTGATCAAGCCAAACCATAATACCTTTTTGAGCATGAAGTCTATTTTCAGCTTCTTCGAAAACTCTACTTTGAGCTCCTTCAAGAACATCTTCACTAACTTCATAATCTCTATAAGCTGGTAAACAGTGTAGAAAAATTGCTTTTTTTGAAGCCAATTTCATAAGCTCTTCATTTACAATAAATCCTCTGAAATCTTTGATTCTCATATTCTTTTCAGCTTCTTGACCCATTGAAATCCAAGTGTCTGTTGTAACAACTGTTGCACCAGCTACAGCTTCTACTGGATCAAAACCAATAGTTATTTTTGCACCAGATTTTTTTGCCTCTTCTAAAGCTAATTTTAAAACTTCTTTATCTACTTGATAGTTTTTTGGAGTTGCTATTCTTAATTCAAAACCTAATTTTGAAGCCATATTTAGCCAAGAGTGAGCCATATTGTTTCCGTCTCCAATATATGCAACAACTAAATCTTTATCTAATCCTTCTTCCATAATTGTAAGATAATCAGCCATTAGTTGTATTGGATGAAGTTTATCTGTAAGTCCATTTATAACAGGAACTTTAGAATATCTAGCAAACTCTTCAAGCTTTTCTTGCTCAAATGTTCTAATCATAACCATATCAACCATTCTTGAAATTACTCTTGAAGTATCTTTCATAGGCTCACCACGACCAAGTTGAATATCATTTGATGATAAGAATAGACCAACTCCACCTAATTCATAAATTCCAGCTTCAAATGAAACTCTTGTTCTTGTAGAACTTTTTTCAAAAATCATTCCTAATGTTTTTTTTGGCATATAATCTTTGTGTTTACCGGCTTTTGCATCTTCTTTTATTTTTTTAGCTAGAGCTAAAATATCTAAAATCTCTTCTTTTGAGAAGTCCATTAAACTTAAAAAGTGTTTCATTTGCTTTCCTCATAATTTATTAAAAGTGAATATTTTAGTTAATTAAACTTTATAAACAGTTAAAAAAAGATTGAAAATATTTTTTGGAATATTATAAAATGACACTTTTGTGACAAAATACATTACAGATTACTAAGAATTTCTTCTCTAAAATTTCAAGGATTAGATGAAGGAAAAAAAGGTATGCAAAAGAAAATTATAAAAAGAGATGGAAGTAGAGTTGATTTTAAAGCTTTTAAAATAGAAGATGCTATTAGAAAAGCTTTTAAAAGTGTAAATTTTATTTATGATAAAACTATTTTTAGCTATGTTTTATCAAAAGTTAAATTGGAAAATATAAATACAGTTGAAGATATTCAAGATTGCATTGAAAAGCAGCTATATCAAAGTAAATATTTTGAAGTTTTGAAAAGTTTTATGCTTTATAGGCATCTTCATAAAATTCAAAGAGAGCAGATATTTGGCTTAAATCAAGATACAACTTATATAAATTCAACTCAAACTATACAAGAGTATATAAATGGAGAAGATTGGAGAATAAAGGCAAACTCAAATACAGGTTACTCTCATGCTGGACTTATAAATAATAGTGCTGGAAAAGTTATTGCAAATTATTGGTTGGATAAAGTCTATACAAAAGAGCAAGGATATGCTCATAGAAGTGCAGATATCCATATTCATGATTTGGATTGTTTAAGTGCTTATTGTGCTGGTTGGAGCTTAAGAGTTTTACTTGATGAGGGTTTTAATGAAGTAAGAGGAAGAGTTGAAAGTAGAGCACCAAATCATTTTAGAGAAGCTTTGGGACAGATGGCGAATTTTTTAGGAATTCTTCAAAGTGAATGGGCAGGAGCACAAGCTTTTAGCTCTTTTGATACATATTTAGCCCCATATGTTTTTAAAGATAAGCTTGAGTATAGAGATATAAAAAAAGCTATTAGAAGTTTTATATATAATCTAAATGTTCCTGCACGTTGGGGACAAAGTCCTTTTACAAATATTACAATAGATTGGATGGTTCCAGAAGATTTAAAAGATCAAATTCCCACAAGAGATCAAAAGCATCTGTTTAAAGATTTAAAAGATGAAGAGCTTTTAAAAATTTCAAAAAGTAGGGGAGTAAATAGCCTAGAAGAACTTACTTATAAAGATTTTCAAAAAGAGATGAATAGTATAAATAGAGCTTATTATGAAATTATGACCGAAGGTGATAAAACAGGTCAGCCATTTACTTTTCCAATTCCAACTGTAAATATAACAGAAGATTTTGATTGGGATGGAGAAAATACAGATATATTGTTTGAAAATACAGCAAAAGTAGGAAGCTCATATTTTCAAAATTTTATAGGAAGCCAATATATAAAAG is a genomic window containing:
- the galE gene encoding UDP-glucose 4-epimerase GalE gives rise to the protein MILITGGAGYIASHTLIELSKDGFDFIVYDNLSNSSKESLKRVKKIIGKKVKFVKGDIRDKKALKKVFKKYKIDSVIHFAGLKAVGESVANPLSYYDNNVIGTIRLLEVMQEFDCKKIVFSSSATVYGNPESCPIDESFPVGGTTNPYGTSKYMIERILEDLYISDNSFKAVILRYFNPVGAHESGLIGEDPNGIPNNLMPYISQVAVGKLESLSVFGSDYPTVDGTGVRDYIHVVDLASAHVKAIKYLNSNKYLFENSKINIGTGIGYSVLDMVKAFEKASTKKVSYKIVERRAGDIASCYANAQKAKEILDWEAKFNLEDMCSSSWKWQSKNQNGYKKQ
- a CDS encoding diaminopimelate dehydrogenase — protein: MSNKIKVAILGYGNLGKGVELSILKNPDMSLEAVFSRRDPKSVKTINTPVYSVENILDYKDKIDVLILCGGSKDDLPVQTPEFAQYFNTVDSYDNHAQIPEYFASVDAVAQKSKKIAMISVGWDPGMFSINRLFGEALLPDGETYTFWGKGLSQGHSDAIRRVEGVKAGVQYTLPSNSAIEKVRSGVRPNLSTKDKHTRECFIVLKDGADASKIENEIKTMPNYFEPYDTTVNFISQEEFDKNHNTMPHGGFVIRSGNSSNGINQVIEYSLKLDSNPEFTASVIVAYTRAIYKMALKGEFGAKSVLDVAPALLSMKSNETLRKELL
- the hemN gene encoding oxygen-independent coproporphyrinogen III oxidase yields the protein MIDFAKFVKYSKPGPRYTSYPTAPEFSESFTKEDLKNYFKNQDSKRNLSLYFHLPFCRSACYFCGCNTIFTSKEDKKTRYIDYIKRELDILKNHLDTSRVVSQMHFGGGTPTFFSPAQLKDLISKIKEVFPNFSSDAEISCEIDPRYFTKEHMDVLKDGGCNRVSFGVQDLDETVQKTIHRIQPFELTKNVIKIAREAGINSINTDLIYGLPHQTKESFQDTLEKMLTLSPDRFAVFNYAHVPWLMKTMRKFDESTFPTPHEKLEMLKSTIDFFTSNGYKMVGMDHFAKPEDELFKAIEKGELHRNFQGYTTKGGADLIGIGVTSIGNGVDYYAQNFKNLEEWENAIDKGELPVFKGYKLSDDDILRQYVIMELMSNFSLNIIKVESEFKIVFKDYFADALNALKEFEDAELLKIFEDKIEVYQTGTMLIRNICMPFDAYLNNIPEEKRRFSKTI
- the argF gene encoding ornithine carbamoyltransferase; translated protein: MKHFLSLMDFSKEEILDILALAKKIKEDAKAGKHKDYMPKKTLGMIFEKSSTRTRVSFEAGIYELGGVGLFLSSNDIQLGRGEPMKDTSRVISRMVDMVMIRTFEQEKLEEFARYSKVPVINGLTDKLHPIQLMADYLTIMEEGLDKDLVVAYIGDGNNMAHSWLNMASKLGFELRIATPKNYQVDKEVLKLALEEAKKSGAKITIGFDPVEAVAGATVVTTDTWISMGQEAEKNMRIKDFRGFIVNEELMKLASKKAIFLHCLPAYRDYEVSEDVLEGAQSRVFEEAENRLHAQKGIMVWLDQRRDK
- a CDS encoding ribonucleoside triphosphate reductase, which translates into the protein MQKKIIKRDGSRVDFKAFKIEDAIRKAFKSVNFIYDKTIFSYVLSKVKLENINTVEDIQDCIEKQLYQSKYFEVLKSFMLYRHLHKIQREQIFGLNQDTTYINSTQTIQEYINGEDWRIKANSNTGYSHAGLINNSAGKVIANYWLDKVYTKEQGYAHRSADIHIHDLDCLSAYCAGWSLRVLLDEGFNEVRGRVESRAPNHFREALGQMANFLGILQSEWAGAQAFSSFDTYLAPYVFKDKLEYRDIKKAIRSFIYNLNVPARWGQSPFTNITIDWMVPEDLKDQIPTRDQKHLFKDLKDEELLKISKSRGVNSLEELTYKDFQKEMNSINRAYYEIMTEGDKTGQPFTFPIPTVNITEDFDWDGENTDILFENTAKVGSSYFQNFIGSQYIKDEKGNLIKNEKAYKVGDVRSMCCRLQLDLRELLKRGGGLFGSAEMTGSIGVVTINMARLGYLYKNDIKALFVRLEELMDLSKDILERKRVFVQEMYDRGLYPYTKRYLKNFNNHFSTIGVNGINEMLKNLYGENIDISTDEGNELTLEILDFMRRKMLEYQESTGNLYNLEATPAEGTTYRFAKEDKKRYKDIIQAGFGENIYYTNSSQLPVDFTDDPFEALSLQDELQCKYTGGTVMHLYMKERISNADACKKLLKNVISNFRLPYITITPLFSVCPKHGYLNGEHEYCPKCDDEIIKEELKNAKIQSA